From Acidimicrobiales bacterium, the proteins below share one genomic window:
- a CDS encoding lipid-transfer protein, with amino-acid sequence MSNEIAILGAGMHPWGKWGRNFVEYGIAAANDALADAGLQWSDIQYVSGADTMRNGYPGYVAGATFAQALGWTGARVSSCYAACASGATALNIARAQILAGLCDVALVVGADTTPKGFLAPNKGERQDDPDWLRFRLIGATNPTYFALYARRRMALYGATQEDFAKVKVKNARHGLANPYARFRKEVSVEDVLESPVVADPLHLLDICATSDGGAALVVSSLDFARKHASSFVKVAAVSTVTPTYPNTVIEMPNFATDSSAVAAEPALPFRDAIAAAAYEEAGIGPEDVNVVEAYDLSSALELDWYENIGLCKEGEAERLLNDGDTSLGGRVPVNPSGGLACFGEAVPAQAIAQVCELTWQLRGQATGRQVEGATVGVTVNQGLFGHGSSVIVTR; translated from the coding sequence ATGAGCAACGAGATCGCGATCCTGGGTGCGGGCATGCACCCGTGGGGCAAGTGGGGGCGCAACTTCGTCGAGTACGGCATCGCCGCCGCCAACGACGCCCTCGCCGACGCCGGCCTGCAGTGGTCCGACATCCAGTACGTCTCCGGCGCCGACACGATGCGCAACGGCTACCCCGGCTACGTCGCGGGCGCGACCTTCGCCCAGGCCCTGGGCTGGACGGGCGCCCGGGTGTCGAGCTGCTACGCCGCCTGCGCGTCCGGCGCCACGGCCCTCAACATCGCCCGGGCCCAGATCCTCGCCGGCCTGTGCGACGTCGCCCTCGTGGTCGGCGCCGACACCACCCCCAAGGGCTTCCTCGCCCCGAACAAGGGCGAGCGCCAGGACGACCCCGACTGGCTGCGCTTCCGCCTCATCGGCGCCACCAACCCGACCTACTTCGCCCTCTACGCCCGCCGGCGCATGGCGCTGTACGGCGCCACCCAGGAGGACTTCGCCAAGGTCAAGGTGAAGAACGCCCGCCACGGCCTGGCCAACCCCTACGCCCGCTTCCGCAAGGAGGTCAGTGTGGAGGACGTGCTGGAGTCCCCGGTCGTGGCCGACCCACTCCACCTGCTCGACATCTGTGCCACCAGTGACGGCGGCGCCGCCCTGGTGGTGTCGAGCCTGGACTTCGCCCGCAAGCACGCCAGCAGCTTCGTGAAGGTGGCGGCGGTCTCGACGGTCACGCCGACGTATCCGAACACCGTGATCGAGATGCCCAACTTCGCCACCGACTCGTCCGCGGTGGCGGCCGAGCCGGCGCTGCCGTTCCGCGACGCCATCGCCGCCGCCGCCTACGAGGAGGCCGGCATCGGCCCCGAGGACGTCAACGTGGTCGAGGCCTACGACCTGTCGTCGGCCCTCGAGCTCGACTGGTACGAGAACATCGGGCTCTGCAAGGAGGGTGAGGCCGAGCGCCTCCTCAACGACGGCGACACCTCGTTGGGCGGCCGCGTGCCGGTCAACCCGAGCGGCGGCCTGGCCTGCTTCGGCGAGGCCGTTCCCGCCCAGGCCATCGCCCAGGTCTGCGAGCTGACGTGGCAGCTCCGGGGCCAGGCCACCGGCCGCCAGGTCGAGGGCGCCACGGTCGGCGTCACCGTCAACCAGGGCCTGTTCGGCCACGGCTCGTCCGTGATCGTCACCCGCTAG
- a CDS encoding OB-fold domain-containing protein, which yields MNRLPAIEGWFTMDADQPHLLGSKCTACGTYAFPAASHFCGNPACAGTEFDTVELSRTGTVWSFTDNRYQPPEPYISPDPFEPYVIAAVQLAEEGLVILGQLTAGSTTADVAVGDQVELVLEPLYEDDEAEHLVWKWKVVR from the coding sequence GTGAATCGCCTGCCGGCCATCGAGGGCTGGTTCACCATGGACGCCGACCAGCCCCACCTGCTCGGGTCGAAGTGCACCGCCTGCGGCACCTACGCCTTCCCCGCCGCCTCGCACTTCTGCGGCAACCCGGCCTGCGCCGGCACCGAGTTCGACACCGTCGAGCTCAGCCGCACCGGCACGGTCTGGTCCTTCACGGACAACCGCTACCAGCCGCCCGAGCCCTACATCTCGCCCGACCCCTTCGAGCCCTACGTGATCGCCGCGGTGCAGCTCGCCGAGGAGGGCCTCGTGATCCTGGGCCAGCTGACCGCCGGCTCGACCACCGCCGACGTGGCCGTCGGCGACCAGGTCGAGCTGGTGCTCGAGCCCCTGTACGAGGACGACGAGGCCGAGCACCTCGTCTGGAAGTGGAAGGTGGTCCGATGA
- a CDS encoding SDR family oxidoreductase: MPPVRAGPHASARPGGSDGPSDRTAGAAASASSRWADGPDAQGSGSFRAVPAPGDLLDFTGRVVLVTGGARGVGRGIAERFLAAGADVAICGRNEPEDGPEVDGRRPMFVAADVREPEQVDALVAAIVERHGRLDAVVNNAGGSPAAEAASASPRFTTSIVALNLLAVIHVSQAANRVMQDQDDGGAIVNITSVSALRPSPGTAAYSAAKAGVIGFTRSVAQEWAPKVRVNCVTGGMIETEQSHLFYGDDAGIARVAATVPLGRLATPADIGDACVFLASPLASYISGANLVVDAAGERPPFLEAASAG, encoded by the coding sequence ATGCCTCCTGTGCGTGCCGGGCCGCACGCGAGCGCGCGGCCCGGCGGATCTGACGGACCGTCAGACCGTACGGCCGGGGCTGCGGCCTCCGCTAGTTCCCGATGGGCGGATGGGCCGGACGCGCAGGGTTCCGGTAGCTTCCGGGCCGTGCCTGCACCAGGGGACCTCCTCGACTTCACCGGACGCGTCGTCCTCGTGACCGGCGGGGCCCGTGGCGTCGGTCGGGGCATCGCCGAGCGCTTCCTCGCCGCCGGCGCCGACGTGGCCATCTGCGGGCGGAACGAGCCCGAGGACGGGCCCGAGGTCGACGGGCGGCGTCCGATGTTCGTGGCCGCCGACGTGCGCGAGCCCGAGCAGGTCGACGCTCTGGTGGCGGCGATCGTCGAGCGCCACGGCCGCCTCGACGCCGTGGTGAACAACGCCGGCGGCTCGCCCGCCGCGGAGGCCGCCAGCGCCTCCCCCCGCTTCACCACCTCGATCGTGGCCCTCAACCTGCTGGCTGTCATCCACGTGTCACAGGCCGCCAACCGGGTCATGCAGGACCAGGACGACGGCGGCGCCATCGTGAACATCACCAGCGTCAGCGCGCTGCGCCCCTCCCCGGGCACCGCGGCCTACAGCGCGGCCAAGGCCGGGGTCATCGGGTTCACCCGCAGCGTGGCCCAGGAGTGGGCCCCGAAGGTCCGGGTCAACTGCGTGACCGGCGGCATGATCGAGACCGAGCAGTCCCACCTCTTCTACGGCGACGACGCCGGTATCGCCCGTGTGGCTGCCACCGTCCCCCTGGGCCGCCTGGCCACGCCGGCTGACATCGGCGACGCCTGCGTGTTCCTGGCCTCGCCGCTGGCGTCCTACATCAGCGGCGCCAACCTGGTGGTCGACGCCGCCGGCGAGCGCCCCCCGTTCCTCGAGGCCGCGTCGGCGGGCTGA
- a CDS encoding acetyl-CoA C-acetyltransferase: protein MAEAYIIDAVRTPVGKRGGGLSEAHPADLGAHVLNGIFERVDVDPAAVEDVYFGCVDAIGPQAGDIARTAWLAAGLPEEIPGTTIDRQCGSSQQAVHFAAQAVMSGTNDLIMTGGVQNMSMIPIASAMTVAEQFGFTDPFSGSEGWVKRYGDQEVSQFRGAELIAEKWDISREDMEAFALESHERALTAIDEGRFEREILPYGEITTDEGPRRGTTLEKMAGLRTLVEGGRLTAAVSSQISDAATAMLIASEKAVEEHGLKPRARIHHLSVRGADPIFMLSAPIPATEYALAKAGMTIDDIDLVEINEAFASVVLAWQKETGADLAKVNVNGGAIALGHPLGATGVRLMTTLLNELERTGGRYGLQTMCEGGGQANVTIIERLD from the coding sequence ATGGCCGAGGCCTACATCATCGACGCAGTGCGCACCCCCGTTGGCAAGCGGGGCGGCGGGCTCAGCGAGGCCCACCCCGCCGACCTCGGCGCCCACGTGCTGAACGGCATCTTCGAGCGGGTCGACGTCGACCCCGCCGCCGTGGAGGACGTCTACTTCGGCTGCGTCGACGCCATCGGCCCGCAGGCCGGCGACATCGCCCGCACCGCCTGGCTGGCCGCCGGCCTCCCCGAGGAGATCCCCGGCACCACCATCGACCGCCAGTGCGGCTCGTCGCAGCAGGCCGTGCACTTCGCCGCCCAGGCAGTGATGAGCGGCACCAACGACCTGATCATGACCGGCGGCGTGCAGAACATGTCGATGATCCCCATCGCCTCCGCCATGACCGTGGCCGAGCAGTTCGGCTTCACCGACCCGTTCTCCGGCAGCGAGGGCTGGGTCAAGCGCTACGGCGACCAGGAGGTCAGCCAGTTCCGCGGCGCCGAGCTCATCGCCGAGAAGTGGGACATCAGCCGTGAGGACATGGAGGCGTTCGCCCTCGAGAGCCACGAGCGGGCGCTGACGGCCATCGACGAGGGCCGCTTCGAGCGCGAGATCCTGCCCTACGGCGAGATCACCACCGACGAGGGCCCTCGCCGGGGCACCACCCTCGAGAAGATGGCCGGACTGCGCACGCTGGTCGAGGGCGGGCGCCTCACCGCCGCCGTGTCGAGCCAGATCTCCGACGCCGCCACCGCCATGCTCATCGCCTCCGAGAAGGCGGTCGAGGAGCACGGCCTGAAGCCCCGGGCCCGCATCCACCACCTCTCGGTGCGGGGCGCCGACCCGATCTTCATGCTGTCGGCGCCGATCCCGGCCACGGAGTACGCCCTCGCCAAGGCGGGCATGACCATCGACGACATCGACCTCGTCGAGATCAACGAGGCCTTCGCCTCGGTGGTGCTGGCGTGGCAGAAGGAGACCGGCGCCGACCTGGCCAAGGTCAACGTCAACGGCGGCGCCATCGCCCTGGGCCACCCCCTCGGCGCCACCGGCGTGCGCCTGATGACCACCCTGCTCAACGAGCTCGAGCGCACCGGCGGCCGTTACGGCCTCCAGACCATGTGCGAGGGCGGCGGGCAGGCCAACGTCACCATCATCGAGCGCCTGGACTGA
- a CDS encoding CoA transferase subunit A — protein sequence MPDKRMTIDEVVSELSDGMTIGIAGWGSRRKPMAFVRAILRSSLKDLTIVSYGGPDVGLLCKSGQARKIVYGFVSLDSIPLEPHFRAARQNGTVEAEEYDEGMFVLGLRAAAQRVSFLPTRVGLGTDLLESNPRLKLVTSPYEDAEQYVAMPALHLDVALVHMNRADQGGNAQYLGPDPFYDDHFCLAADKRYVSCERIVETEDFLKEGPIQSLRLNRLMVDGVVEAPGGAHFTLCAPDYGRDEAFQREYVATAGDEDKWLEFKARYLDVSEADYQRAVKERDQ from the coding sequence ATGCCCGACAAGCGCATGACCATCGACGAGGTCGTGTCCGAGCTGTCCGACGGGATGACCATCGGGATCGCGGGGTGGGGGTCGCGGCGCAAGCCGATGGCCTTCGTGCGCGCCATCCTGCGGTCGTCGCTGAAGGACCTGACCATCGTCTCCTACGGCGGCCCCGACGTGGGCCTGCTCTGCAAGAGCGGCCAGGCGCGCAAGATCGTCTACGGCTTCGTGTCGCTCGACTCGATCCCGCTGGAGCCCCATTTCCGGGCCGCCCGCCAGAACGGCACGGTCGAGGCGGAGGAGTACGACGAGGGCATGTTCGTCCTGGGCCTGCGGGCGGCGGCCCAGCGGGTGTCGTTCCTGCCCACCCGGGTGGGCCTCGGCACGGACCTGCTCGAGTCCAATCCCCGCCTGAAGCTGGTCACGTCCCCCTACGAGGACGCCGAGCAGTACGTGGCCATGCCCGCGCTGCACCTCGACGTCGCCCTCGTGCACATGAACCGGGCCGACCAGGGCGGAAACGCCCAGTACCTGGGGCCCGACCCGTTCTACGACGACCACTTCTGCCTCGCCGCCGACAAGCGCTACGTGTCGTGCGAGCGCATCGTCGAGACCGAGGACTTCCTGAAGGAGGGTCCCATCCAGAGCCTGCGCCTCAACCGCCTCATGGTCGACGGCGTCGTCGAGGCCCCTGGCGGCGCCCACTTCACGCTGTGCGCCCCCGACTACGGGCGCGACGAGGCCTTCCAGCGTGAGTACGTGGCCACCGCGGGTGACGAGGACAAGTGGCTCGAGTTCAAGGCCCGCTACCTCGACGTGAGCGAGGCGGACTACCAGCGAGCCGTGAAGGAGCGCGACCAGTGA
- a CDS encoding TetR/AcrR family transcriptional regulator, with the protein MAERRRRRARRNSEEGRRALLDAGRSLAHEQPAGPPLEHIRLTDVAERAGVSVGALYHYWDSQDDYRDDLLDEVFAPARFEPPSEAPVFAGPLDEVIRVGASAEFERLRSSADLRVLMAMWSAADPDITPRVTEHFRTVGAQWATFYEAAFSAYGLEVRPPFTYDSLAALLAAIGDGLAVRDSADPGSVPTTTAANPATDEEADAAWTLLGAALVALLPAFSRPRGSDATFADFLDELRASLPASADDA; encoded by the coding sequence GTGGCGGAGCGCAGGCGACGGCGGGCCCGACGCAACTCGGAAGAAGGCCGACGTGCGCTGCTCGACGCCGGTCGCTCGCTGGCCCACGAGCAACCCGCCGGGCCGCCGCTCGAGCACATCCGCCTGACCGACGTGGCCGAGCGCGCCGGGGTGTCGGTGGGGGCCCTGTACCACTACTGGGACAGCCAGGACGACTACCGGGACGACCTGCTCGACGAGGTCTTCGCTCCCGCCCGCTTCGAGCCGCCGTCCGAGGCGCCGGTGTTCGCCGGGCCGCTCGACGAGGTCATCCGGGTCGGTGCATCAGCCGAATTCGAGCGCCTGCGGTCGAGTGCCGACCTGCGGGTGTTGATGGCCATGTGGTCGGCGGCCGACCCGGACATCACCCCGCGTGTCACAGAGCACTTCCGCACCGTGGGGGCGCAGTGGGCGACCTTCTACGAGGCCGCCTTCTCGGCCTACGGCCTCGAGGTCCGCCCGCCCTTCACCTACGACTCGCTCGCGGCGCTGCTGGCGGCGATCGGCGACGGACTCGCGGTCCGGGACTCGGCCGACCCGGGTTCGGTCCCGACGACGACGGCTGCGAACCCCGCGACCGACGAGGAGGCCGACGCGGCCTGGACGCTCCTCGGGGCTGCGCTCGTGGCACTCCTGCCGGCCTTCAGCCGCCCGCGGGGCAGCGACGCCACCTTCGCCGACTTCCTCGACGAGCTCCGTGCCTCGTTGCCGGCGTCGGCGGACGACGCCTGA
- a CDS encoding enoyl-CoA hydratase family protein, whose protein sequence is MDNPPVNALTVAGWFEVAELCDRASADRAVRAVVLRAEGRGFNAGVDIKEMQATEGYDALIGANRGCYAAFAAVYDCAVPVIAAVNGFCLGGGIGLVGNADIIIAAEDATFGLPEVDRGALGAATHLARLVPQHKMRAMVYTSATATAAELHHFGSVLQVVPQAELRDAAFAVARDIAAKSPTVVRAAKESLNGIDPIDVKRSYRFEQGFTFELNLSGVADEARQAFVDKRDADFDQ, encoded by the coding sequence ATGGACAACCCACCGGTCAACGCCCTGACCGTCGCCGGGTGGTTCGAGGTCGCCGAGCTCTGTGACCGCGCCAGCGCCGACCGCGCGGTGCGCGCCGTCGTGTTGCGCGCCGAGGGCCGGGGCTTCAACGCCGGCGTCGACATCAAGGAGATGCAGGCCACCGAGGGCTACGACGCGCTCATCGGCGCCAACCGGGGCTGCTATGCCGCGTTCGCCGCCGTGTACGACTGCGCGGTGCCCGTCATCGCCGCCGTGAACGGCTTCTGCCTCGGCGGCGGCATCGGCCTCGTGGGCAACGCGGACATCATCATCGCCGCCGAGGACGCCACCTTCGGGCTGCCCGAGGTGGACCGGGGGGCGCTGGGCGCCGCCACCCACCTCGCCCGCCTGGTGCCCCAGCACAAGATGCGGGCCATGGTCTACACGAGCGCCACCGCCACGGCGGCCGAGCTGCACCACTTCGGCTCGGTCCTCCAGGTGGTGCCGCAGGCCGAACTGCGCGACGCCGCCTTCGCCGTGGCCCGCGACATCGCGGCCAAGAGCCCCACCGTGGTCCGGGCGGCCAAGGAGTCCCTCAACGGCATCGACCCCATCGACGTGAAGCGCAGCTACCGCTTCGAGCAGGGCTTCACGTTCGAGCTCAACCTCTCGGGTGTGGCCGACGAGGCCCGCCAGGCGTTCGTCGACAAGCGCGACGCCGACTTCGACCAGTAG
- a CDS encoding nitronate monooxygenase gives MSEASASPVSPSPFHTRFCDLVGVRYPIVQTGMGWVAGPRLVAASANAGILGILAAATMDYDQLVGAIREVKEQTDRPFGVNLRSDAPDAGDRIDLLIKEGVKVGSFALAPKPDLIKKLKDAGVVVMPSIGAKRHAEKVAEWGVDAVLVQGGEGGGHTGDVPTSLLLPQVVDAVDLPVIAAGGYFDGRGLVAALAYGAAGIAMGTRFLLTSDSPVGDDVKQVYLGKGVNDTLRTTQVDGVPHRVLRTEFTEALDRTGPVTSLPRAVSNALRFKKLSGTPWSQIIREGVAMHRSQELSWSQVIMAANTPMLLKASMVDGRPDLGVMSSGQVVGMIDDLPTVDELVQRIVAEAEQARGRLCP, from the coding sequence GTGAGCGAGGCCTCCGCTTCCCCGGTTTCCCCTTCGCCCTTCCACACCCGGTTCTGCGACCTGGTGGGGGTGCGGTACCCCATCGTGCAGACCGGCATGGGCTGGGTGGCCGGGCCGCGCCTCGTGGCCGCTTCGGCCAACGCCGGCATCCTCGGCATCCTCGCCGCCGCCACCATGGACTACGACCAGCTGGTCGGAGCAATCCGTGAGGTGAAGGAGCAGACCGACCGGCCCTTCGGCGTGAACCTGCGGTCCGACGCGCCCGACGCCGGCGACCGCATCGACCTGCTCATCAAGGAGGGCGTGAAGGTCGGATCGTTCGCTCTCGCGCCGAAACCCGACCTCATCAAGAAGCTGAAGGACGCCGGCGTGGTGGTGATGCCCTCCATCGGGGCGAAGCGCCACGCCGAGAAGGTGGCCGAGTGGGGCGTCGACGCCGTGCTCGTCCAGGGCGGGGAGGGCGGTGGCCACACCGGCGACGTCCCCACCTCCCTGCTGCTGCCCCAGGTGGTCGACGCGGTGGACCTGCCCGTCATCGCCGCCGGCGGCTACTTCGACGGCCGGGGGCTGGTGGCGGCACTGGCCTACGGCGCCGCCGGCATCGCCATGGGTACCCGCTTCCTGCTCACGTCGGACTCACCTGTGGGCGACGACGTGAAGCAGGTGTACCTGGGCAAGGGCGTGAACGACACGCTGCGCACCACTCAGGTCGACGGCGTGCCCCACCGGGTGCTGCGCACCGAGTTCACCGAGGCCCTCGACCGCACGGGCCCCGTCACGTCGCTGCCCCGGGCGGTCAGCAACGCCCTGCGCTTCAAGAAGCTGTCGGGCACCCCGTGGAGTCAGATCATCCGTGAGGGCGTGGCCATGCACCGCTCCCAGGAGCTGAGCTGGAGCCAGGTGATCATGGCCGCCAACACCCCGATGTTGCTCAAGGCCTCGATGGTCGACGGCCGGCCCGACCTCGGCGTGATGTCGAGCGGTCAGGTGGTCGGCATGATCGACGACCTCCCGACGGTGGACGAGCTGGTGCAGCGCATCGTGGCCGAGGCCGAGCAGGCCCGCGGCCGCCTCTGCCCCTGA
- a CDS encoding CoA-transferase: MTTSAPAETFTRGEVCVAALADVFRGDGEILGNPIGNVPVIAGRLARATFEPDLVMTDTEALLVANTLPVGVAVPFEDKLVEGWLPFASIFDVAVWPGRRHIIMGPSQIDRYGNMNIACIGDWRQPKAQLLGVRGAPGNTINHTCSYWVPNHGTRSFVEKVDYVSGVGYDRAAALPGDSARFHEIRRVVSNLGVFDFETPDHTMRLRSVHPGVTVDEVIEATGFELVVPDDVPESRPPTVEEQQLIHEVIDPNGLLAKEVKEPE, encoded by the coding sequence GTGACCACCTCCGCACCCGCCGAGACCTTCACCCGGGGTGAGGTCTGCGTGGCCGCCCTGGCCGACGTGTTCCGGGGCGACGGCGAGATCCTCGGCAACCCCATCGGCAACGTGCCCGTGATAGCCGGCCGCCTGGCCCGGGCCACCTTCGAGCCCGACCTTGTGATGACCGACACCGAGGCCCTGCTCGTGGCCAACACCCTGCCCGTCGGGGTGGCCGTGCCCTTCGAGGACAAGCTGGTCGAGGGATGGCTGCCCTTCGCGTCGATCTTCGACGTGGCGGTCTGGCCCGGCCGGCGCCACATCATCATGGGCCCGAGCCAGATCGACCGGTACGGCAACATGAACATCGCCTGCATCGGCGACTGGCGCCAGCCCAAGGCGCAGCTGCTCGGCGTTCGGGGTGCCCCCGGCAACACCATCAACCACACCTGCTCGTACTGGGTGCCCAACCACGGAACCCGCTCGTTCGTCGAGAAGGTCGACTACGTGTCGGGCGTGGGCTATGACCGGGCGGCGGCGCTGCCGGGTGACTCCGCCCGCTTCCACGAGATCCGCCGGGTGGTGTCCAACCTCGGCGTGTTCGACTTCGAGACGCCCGACCACACGATGCGACTGCGCTCCGTGCACCCTGGCGTGACGGTGGACGAGGTGATCGAGGCCACCGGCTTCGAACTCGTCGTCCCCGACGACGTGCCCGAGTCCCGGCCGCCGACGGTGGAGGAGCAGCAGCTCATCCACGAGGTGATCGACCCCAACGGCCTCCTGGCCAAAGAGGTCAAGGAGCCCGAGTGA